cttaacatagcttttgTAATACctgaacgataagtagatgtatcaaatcagctttggccagaaatgatacatcagaagctcattcaagtaaagccatttcggttttgtaaaacattatttgatccttattaattaactaagtatttgcaaaaccaatcatttaatagcaaaccacctgttagtggggttcggggcggagccccgagctaaatcttagttcacattaaacagcctaaaatagtgaggtttcgagtgagatctcgactcagttatgaggtctcgagtgaggtctcgagtcaagtctcgactcatCTTGTAaacattatgaggtctcgactcattaatggtctcgagtcgcaacctcagtgtctcgagtcgtaatcatggtctcgactactgtGTTTTATGAGATCTCGAATGcttgatgaggtctcgagtcgagatcttggtCTCGGCTCGTTAAAATTTATCTTGAAACTCCTGTTACAGCTGTTGTTGTGaaaacataactgaaaattcgaattctTAGCGATTTTGAGATATGGTTTCCAGTTTTAGTGATGATGtaattttatcaaaatatttcgaaaattatctaattatcaattaacagttttcgaataaacttagatgataaaattggatcaaaacaggaaaaacactcaataatcctaattacattccaaaacataaaggaattttCGAATTTCCTAAGAACATATAATGAAccttaaaaaataaaatacatgattctggaacccgaaacctgaaattAAAGCTTCTAAAATAGATTTCGAAACATTAAGGTTATTGTTAAAAAAGGTGAACGAAAATTAAGAGCACCTTTACATGAATATATGGAAGGCCATGAGAGTGCACCAATTTTCCCGTGAAATTTGGTGTGTGGGTTTTGATTGacattatatataaaaattaatcTTCGGAATTAATATAATACTCCATTCATTTAGCTATTCTGGCCTCGAGAAGAAACATTAGACGAAAAGAAAGGAATATATATAATATTCCATTCGTTTACCTTTTCTTTGAATTTTTATTAAGTTGTTAAAAttctgttttccagatttcaatcctagaataatggatacgaaaacagaactgactaatcaacatatgctctgataccacatatTGTATAAGTTCTGTTTAGACAtaaaggaaaacatgaaaacatacctgattgcagcagtacaggccaacagagaatccagatggagacacaACAATAagttttgacatgattgtcatcttggtctggttcctccttagggtgcaatctaatgatggtgatgataagaaaccgacaagggaatcggttatggagagagggGCGATTTCATGAGTGATGTTATTGTGGTTAGAGTCTAACCCTTTAACCCTCTAAttatctccttatatatgcacccatgaggaaaccctaattagttaataagggtaattaggcccatcaacaatcaccaactaattatttaataggattgttatatattttgatccatataatgtaaatgattataatggctactagattaaatataaaataagtatatttaatcttacaaatTTTTCATCGTTATACCGAAACCTTGTCTTCTTTCTAAAAGACAAGTCGGTCTGTTTATATTAATtttcaatattaaaaaaaaatgtaatcTATTGTTAATATGGTCTTGTTGTACATGTAAAAAGTTTAGCTCTAATTGATTAGAATACACCATGCAACCTTCTCACACTGTTTTATACACTCAGTTCTAGAAAAGAGATTGTTTATTCAAAAGTTACCAAACCTATTGAGAATAATTCTAAAATTGTTTTCATAAATGAAAATTAAGCAGATAAATTACTTAAGTAAATATAATTAGAGTCTTAACTATGCCCATATGAGCAAGAAGCTGAAAGGCTTCACGGGTTCTGTTAGATGTTTGAATCTTaaagtcaaaagtcaaacaacaGATCCCATTTATTTCAATTTTCAAACCAATCTAAACAACTGTCCATAATCTCAAACTTCTGTTTTCTAGCTCGCTTCCCCTGTCAATCAACAGCCCTAACGGATCAGCAATGCTTCTAAATTCCGCAATCATCGCAACCACATCGTTCAGCTTGTTAAAAAAATTATCTATATATGAGTGTAGGGCTTATGACTTGATCAGGGAGGTTTATTGGTCACGGATACTGTCACCAATGAAAGAATTCTTCGTGTCCATCGTTAAGTTTAGTATCTAGAGAAAGAACACGAGACTATAGTTCAATTAAAAGCCTTCATCAATGTGAACTACAAATCAACTAAGAAAATTAGATAATAAACTGTAATAAAACGTGTTGTAGAAACTAGTGTTTGGGCGTGCTTCTGTTGTTAAGATTCTGATAATCAGGTGTTTAAGTGTTTGTCAAAGAAATTTTTTATTCAGAATTTTAACGGACAAATGCTATATAAATTTATttacaaacttaaaaaaaagAAGACGATGAAGAAGAAATTAAAAAATATACCTTCATATAAAAAGTCGCATTTGGaatatttttttgtttatgaGGCCTACAAGGAGGCGAGTCAAGCTTGTTACTAGCTCGACTTAATGTGTGTCACAGACTCACAAGCCGGCACAACCTAAAAAGAAAATTTGACACAACTTACTAAAACTACACACTCAAAACACAATAGAAAAAAAGCTGTAGTTAAATCTCACACAACCTAAAGAGAGTGCTACTATAGCTTCATTCTGATTACTCAGTACAAGCTGTTGTCATTAGATGTGGTGGGGTATTTTTACAAATTACAACCCCAAATGGGTCAACATTGATATgcttttttttaacgacaaatttcttttatttctgttgtctgtgggacttgaacccaagacctccacCTCCCAAAGTGTTTAAAGGTTTTACCTCTGcaaatggaccaccaccccattggtatcAACACTGATATGCTAATGGACGTTTCCATTTTTGTTCTTTTTACAAGAATTTTAATTCTTGATAGTATTCACAACTAGACCCATATTAAAATTTCAACTGAAACGTTTAAAGATAGTTTTACAATACATCATATAGTTCAGGGGTAATTTCAGCTCCATCACCTCCAAACTATCGAAAACCAGGACTGTCCAAATCGTTCTTCACTCGCTCGGAAAATGCTTGTTCGATTTTttgctcggttgtaaacgagtcAAGAACGAGTAAAGTTCTGCTCGGCttgaattttttaaaatttattttatatctataaatatacatatatgtgtgtggggttgggttcatttcagaactctaaataactacagaacttttagaactcctaataaacaatcattttatatatatgtttttgtatttaggatctttttatcatctattatatgtatttctttgattacatacatgttaaaagtagtttacatatgtttaattgccaaaattatatacatatgtcataactaattacatttTTTTTGAATTGCTAAACTTGCATGCCAtgaggattgaacccatgacctacACCTATTCTACACCTTATCTAACTCACCAACACCATTGGACTATTGCCAATggaaaaaaaactagtttacatataaaaaattataaaattactcttaacatgtatgtaatcataaaaatacacataataaatgataaagttatcctaaacataaaaatatataaataaaaagattgtttattaggagttctgcgagttctgtaaatatttatggttctgaaatgattcTGACCCTATGTGTGTAtctataattatatttatacataccTAGATTTGCGAAAAACCCCCGTTTTTTTAAAACGGAAATTGATTAACTAGTTTTTTAACCTACTCAGTTATAGGTTATGGTTTTTAAAAGAACAAAACCGGTTATTTTTTTACTGGTTTTCTTTTACATGTTAACCAGTTAAAAAAAGCCAATTTGTGCAtctttagggtatgtttggcaaaagtagctggtagctggtggctggaagctgctagctggtggctggaagctgttAGCTGTAAGCtatagctggtagctagtagctgtagctttttagatatatttagtgtttggcagagtagctggagcttttaataaaatgtataaaatgactaaaatggacataactaaaaaatttaaaagtttgtgcattaaaaagttcattatatttagaggttaaaatagtcattttttcccctaaaagcttgtagctccttatAAACGCTACTAGTAAGAGCGTTTAACCAAAAGCTTCAAgttcctaacctaaaagcttcaagcatctttaaccaaacaagactttttattgagtagggactttttcttaaaagcttaaagttTAAAGCttctaagggcatgtttggcttagcttatttcAACTTTTGCAAAAGGACTTTTGCCCAAAGTAAGTCAGGAAATCCTGACTTTTGGCAAATCCAAAGGACTTTTGCCCTTCAAAAGGAAAGCCAAACACTTTTCAAAAGTCCTTTTACCCTTCAAAAGTCCTTTTACCCTCAAAATAAGAAACCCCAGACACCATCTAAAAGTTCAATACCAAACATACCCTTCCTCTAATTAAAGTTGGCCACTACccaataaaaattaaaaaataaaaaaataaaagaaattttagCCAAAAACAAACccaataaaaattaaaaaaatgaaattttttttttagccaaaaacaaaattttgagtGACGTTCTTTATGGTTTTCTCACCCTAAATCAACTTCACTTGCCGCCATTCGAGCTTGATCACTTCTCATCTTGCTTTATCAATCAATTTGGGTACCAAATAACCCTAAAATCTGCAGCACAAAAGCatcaattatatatttttttttgttcttaAACAACTGTACCCACCTCATTACCACTCTACAAACCCTAAAGTTCCCACCTTTTTAACACCAATGGATACCCTTTTCAATCCTAGTTCAACTTCATCCTTCACATTCATCCAAACCCACAAAAATCCACAATCTTTTTCACTCCGTACTTGTGGCTATCTTCCGTTTAGTTCACAGTTCAAAACTCAGAGCTGGGTGTGTTTAAAAGCCCAAGAATTTCATAATTTAACGCCTTTAAATGTATTGAAGAAGAGAGGGTTGAAGTGTGTAAGTAGTGGTGAAGGGTTAGCTGATGAAGGGGAGGGGATTAGAAGGAAGAATCTTGCTGTTTTTGTTTCGGGTGGTGGGTCGAATTTTCGGGCTGTTCATCAGGCGACTGTTAGTGGAGATGTTCATGGGAGCTTTGTTGTTTTGGTCACTAATAAGCATGGTAAGTTCTTAGCTTCTTGTTTGtgttctttatgtttaatgtTTTAATCTTGTATGGGCTGTAAAGTCCTTTGTGTATTGTGTCATTAGAACTGTAGTTACCATGAGTGTAGGATCATAGACATTGAGTGGCATTGTATGTTATTCTAATTTTCTGTGGAACGAGTTTGGTGCGAGAGGGTTCCCTGGGTGTTGGGCCAACTTGGGTTTGACTATCGAATTATTATTTTCGGGTTAACGGGTCGGGATAACCCAACACAGATGAAAACGGGTCGGAACCGGATTAACCCAGACCAAATGGGCCCAGAACCGGGTATTGCGGGTCGGTCCATCGATGCAAATGAGAATCAAAACATGGCTGCACATGTTGCTGCAAATCAAATTAAGTGAGCAAATTAACATCACTGCAAATTATAACATGATTTTAGTCTTTTACGCATACATTTCATTTAAGTACACAGACTAAtaacgccccgcttgcggtatgctcatataatgtatatatgtgtgggagCTCGGGggacaaaagtgaaagtgcactaattttaacgttattttactaatttcgtgaaaataacgttaaaagagggggatggttaaccatgcatcatgtggtggcgttgatagccgaaagacaaaagggtacatgcactaatcggcctttgtcccgattgttgagtgttatgtgccttgtccaaggcttgatgcaaaactactatcgagccggggatctcactggaagcagcctctctattcctacggggtagaggtaagactctctacatcttaccctcctcggaccctaccttagctttgctattgatgggatttactgagtatgatgatgatgatgttatatTCAGAAATCTAACAGCAGTCTTTAATCATGATTTCTAACATTGGTGTTTTACTTATTTCATATCTGTAGATTGTGGTGGTGCAAACTATGCAAGAGAGAACGGTATCCCTGTTATAATATACCCCAACACAAAAGGCGAACCCGAAGGTCTGTCTTCTACCGATCTTGTAGCTGCTCTAAGGTCAGATTGACTTTTAACTACTTGTGTTTTAGTGTTTTCTTTTCTTCGGGTTCTTGATGTTTCACTTATATGATACACTTGTTATGCTGTGTAGTAAGTACAAGATTGACTTTATTCTTCTAGCGGGATATTTGAAGCTTATACCATCCGAGTTAATTCGAGCGTATCCGAAATCAATCTTGAATATTCATCCTTCACTTCTTCCCGCTTTCGGAGGCAAAGGGTATTATGGTACAAAGGTGCATAAAGCTGTTATTGCTTCTGGAGCTAGGTATTTACAAAGCTTTCGTTTCCACTTTTTGATTTCAAGTTTATCGTGCTTCATCAATCTCTCATGTTTTTTTTTGAAGATATTCGGGCCCCACGATCCATTTTGTTGACGAGCATTACGACACGGGGCGCATTCTAGCTCAAAGAATAGTTCCGGTGCTTGCTAACGATACCGTTGAAGAACTTGCTGCAAGGGTTCTTCGCCAGGTAACGATTTTTACATCATTTTTAATAAAGTTTGCGTCTTTTGTAATCTTTAATGCATGGTTGTTAATGATGTGAAATTCCCAAAACATTTTTGTCAGGAACATAAAATGTATGCAGAAGTAGCGGCTGCAGTATGTGACGAGCGTGTGATTTGGAGAGAAGATGGTGTTCCCATCATACAAAGCAAAGCTAACCCTAATCATTATAGCTAACAGACGGATACCGTTATCTTTCAGTCGGGAGTTGACTATGTCGGTATGCTTTCATGTTGACCGAATACTTCTTTGAGCCATAGCTGTTTGTCTGTGAGCACTTTCTGGAGACTTTTCTTGTTACTTAGAAATAAGTTGTTATTAGGAATCATGTTTTCAGATGGTGTTTGAAAGGAATTCTTTCTATTTTTTAATTATGCAAGAATTTCAGGATAAAACTGTGGGCTTTTGGTAATTTTTCTCGCCCTTAATCAAACCAAATACATAACCTCTCTTCGCATAATTTCTTGATTTTTGTAGTTTGTCTGATATTTTGTGAAATATTGAAGGTAAAAAGTCAATGACCAACAAGATATGCGTCTATGCTTTTTCATAAGTCGTTATTTGTCGTGTGGTTTCTTTTCTGCAATGTGATTACTCGAAATTGTTTATGTACTGTTTTCGTAAGTCGTTATTTGTTGTGTGGTTTTCTGTTTTGTAATGTTATTACTCGAAATTTGTTTATGTATTCACTGTTATGCGCGAGAACATATCGACTAAAATCTAAGTGGTTTCTTCTGAGAAGTTGACTTGATATTGTGGACTATAGTCACTTGAACCTAGCAATGTTAATATGTCATTGTAAGGGGCAGGTTGGATTGGGTTGGTTGTCGGGTCAGTATGGGTTTGGGTCAGGATGGGCAGATTAAAAAAACGGTTAGGATGGGTTTGGGTCAGCACAGGTTCGGGCCAGGATGGGCTAAAAAGTTTAATAATagtaaaaatgaaaaaatataaaaacaaaaataaaaaataaaaaaagtaaataaataaacaagccCCCACTTTCTGGACTttaaaccgaaaaaaaaaaaaatatttgtaaaATTGTTAGGCCCATAAAATTCAGTTTTCAACATCAAATCTGTTTTTGGTTTTTCTGGCTGGTTCTTGATTATCACCTTGTGCCTATAGCATGCATTATGCAATTCTCCCAACTGTCCATGAATTGTCCATGAATCTGTTATTGTGTGAAAGAATTCCACTGGCAAGTGGCTCGGATCTAGAAAATTCTTATAGGAGCAACGTTCTAAAAAAgaggtaacgaaatcgaaaatacgtcaaatttttccaaaatttgcaTTACCGCCGGAGCGTAAAGGGGTAGCGGGGGCTACCCCTTTATATTAGCTATATCTGCCCTTGCCACTGGCGATCCTACTAATAAAATATAACAGCATAAGTCAGCTTTCCTTCATTTCTATTTTCGGTAACGGGTTTGGGTTGAAACAAGTCATTTTAGTAGATGTCAAAATCTACCAGGTTGAGTTGCGTACTTGCGTTAATTACTTAACTTGCATACCCATACATCTCTTTCATccattttttgatattttttacaACTAATGTGTTAATTGTGATTGTGGAGACTGAACAATATTAACAAAAGCTCTAAGAGCAATCCATCGTTTACACAAATTTTCAAACACCCGTTTGGATGGCTATCCAAACGTCTCTGCTTATTGCCAACAACTGAAGGTTTTGGCAGATCAACTGGCAAGCGTCGGGTCTCCTGTCGACAATGAACGACTCGTTCTACAACTTTTATCGGGCCTCAATGAACAATACGAGGGCATAGCAACCATCATTCAACAGCAGGATCCACTTCCTTCATTCTATGATGCACGATCCAAGCTTATTATGGTTGAAACAAGGAAGGCCGAGCAAGCTATCCACTCGGCTCAATCGACTACATCCCGGAACCCGCCACCATCTCCCAACTCTAATGCTGATTAATGATCAACCCAAATATCGTAGGCAGGCAGGCAGGGAAAGAAACCAAAATGTTATTAAATACCTAGAGAGGGAAACTAAATGTCACACAAGTGTTTGAAGTATTTAAACTGCAAATTAGACTAGAATAAGTTTTAAATCTTGACAAGTTTCTCTCTTCAAATAAACTTGCCTAATAACAAGGCAATTTTTAAtagtaaagatatatatttttttcttacTAGAAGATTAGAAATGATGGATGTCACACAAGTGTTATGATTTGTTCACCTACGTAATTTGGTCATTTCTAATATGTTATATCGttgttttatttatttcttttagtTAGTTCAATATATTAAATTAAACTTTGATAAATTCTTATCtcttttaaaattaaattttaaataattcttgTCTCTTTTAAAAATTCTATTCAAGTACTCTCAAACCGCTTGTGCTAAACAAACATGGATGACATACAAACTCGGACCCAAAGCATTCGAGACAAGTACTTGAACGGGTACATGGATATGGAATTAATTTAAAAGAATTTTGCATGATATTAAGTGATACCTGCTCGGTTACCCATACTCATTTACTTGTATAAAAAACTAAAGCAGACTTGGGGCGAGGAACATCCAGGTCAGTTCGGATCATTTACTTGTATAATAACTGAGTCCCTTCAATAGGGTTATTCCTGAGTGGGCTGGAGCAAATGGGTTCCAAAGAAAGTTGGCTTTGTGGCGTGGCGAGTGGAAAAGGAAAGGCTCCTTACTAGAGTAGCCTTGGGGCGAGGAACATCCAGGTCAGTTCGgatttatgtgttatgtgtggaGACATGCGACCACGTGTTAATTTCGTGTCACTTTGCCCAAACTATTTGGAATCTTGTAGCTTTAGTGATATTCTTGAGTTGCATAGTGGTGTGTCTGGATCAGAAAAGAAGAGGAAAGCCTTCCTTCATGTGGTCATTTGGATCGAGCATACGAAACGAGACGGTTTTTAATGGTTCTTATCCGACAGTGGCTAAACTGATTGAGGAAGTCAAGTGCATGAGTTTCTAATTTCT
The sequence above is drawn from the Helianthus annuus cultivar XRQ/B chromosome 12, HanXRQr2.0-SUNRISE, whole genome shotgun sequence genome and encodes:
- the LOC110895252 gene encoding phosphoribosylglycinamide formyltransferase, chloroplastic, which gives rise to MDTLFNPSSTSSFTFIQTHKNPQSFSLRTCGYLPFSSQFKTQSWVCLKAQEFHNLTPLNVLKKRGLKCVSSGEGLADEGEGIRRKNLAVFVSGGGSNFRAVHQATVSGDVHGSFVVLVTNKHDCGGANYARENGIPVIIYPNTKGEPEGLSSTDLVAALSKYKIDFILLAGYLKLIPSELIRAYPKSILNIHPSLLPAFGGKGYYGTKVHKAVIASGARYSGPTIHFVDEHYDTGRILAQRIVPVLANDTVEELAARVLRQEHKMYAEVAAAVCDERVIWREDGVPIIQSKANPNHYS